Genomic DNA from Prunus persica cultivar Lovell chromosome G1, Prunus_persica_NCBIv2, whole genome shotgun sequence:
TGCCACtgctttggatttttctcaagcATTTTCCAAATAATATTGGTTAAcaccttgttacttgatttTGCTTGCCCATTAGCTTGGGCATAATAAGGAGTGGATTGAAGTAGCTTGAATTTGAATGCttctgccatatctagcatCTCTCCATATATGAAAGAAGATCCCCTGTCAGTTGTGATTGACTGTGGTATACCAAACCTTTGTATAATATGCTCTTTTATGAAagtgatgatctcttgagatgtGGTAGATTTAACAGGTTTGGCTtccacccatttggtgaaatagtATGTAGTTATAATGATGAAACAATGTTGTTTGCTACTGGCTGGATAGATtttgccaatgagatccattgcccatcctCTAAATGGCCATGGCTTAACCACTGGATTTATGGGAACTGAGGGAGCCTGCTGGATAGGACCATGCCTCTGACAAGCCTCACCTCTGTTGGAATATTCGATATAGTCTTTCATCATAgttggccagaagtagccatacGTTCTAGCCAGCACAATTTCCTACCATCTTGATGAGCTCTACAAATTCCTTCATGGGTTTCTCCCATGACCTTCATGCATTCTCTCTTCCCTAAGAATCTTAGGAGCAATTCATCCTTGctttttcggaccaaatctCCATTCCACATGAGGTAGTTCAAGGCTATGATTCTAGTCCTTTTTTCAGAGGGAAGGGTTGGATACTACAAATAATTGATTATAAGCAATCTCCAATCTTCTTCAGTCATTATGGCAGTATTGACGTCTATTTCCATTCCTCTAGTTAGGACAGATTGTAGGCTTTTCTTTCCTACCTTGATGATTCTTTGCACATAGTCTTCAGGCATTTGTACGCTTGTTGCTATCTGAGCCATTTCATTAGCTGcaaagttttcttttcttgggaTATGTTCCCAAGTAGCTTCCTTGAATTGTGCCAAGAGATTTCTAGCTACTATCAAATAAACTGCTAGAGAAGGATTTTGACACTTGTATTATGCAGCAATCTATTTTAACACAAGCATAGGATCTCCCAAAATTTCCACAGACTGGATTCCTAATTCTACTTCTGTCAGAGTTCTACTTAGATAATAGACTACATATTCCTTCCCTTCCTTGTTATCTTGGACTAGCAGATTCCCAATGGATACTTCTGACGCAGAAACATATAATTTAAGTGGTCCGCCTCTCTTTGGTGGGGATAGAACtggtggatttgagaggtagtGTTTGATTTCCTCAAAAGCCTACTAGTGCTGTTCCTCCCACTTAAATGTTTGTTCTTGCTTCAACCTTAACAAGGAGGAGAAAGGctggatttttcctgcagaattggatatgaatcttCTTATAAAGTTAATCTTTCCTAGGAGACTCTGCAATTCTTTCTTGTTTCGAGGTGGTAGggcttctatgatggattttgcctTGTTTTTATCAATCTCTATGCCTCTTTGGTGGACCAAGAAACCtaagaaatttcctgcttgaactccaaaaataaatttcttgGGATTCATTTTTAACTTGTGTTGTCTCATTCTTAGGAATGCCCTTTTCAGATTTGATACTTAACCACCACATCATCTATATACACTTCTAGAGAATGACCTATCATGTCATGAAAAACAGAATTCATTGCTCTTTGATAAGTGGCTCCTACATTTCTCAAGCCAAAAGGCATTATAGTATATTCaaaagcacctatatgtcctgGACACAAGAAGGCTGTCTTATGGATGTCTTCTTTTGCCACCATTATTTGATTGTATCCTGCATTGCCATCCATGAATGACAGCATTTGGTTATGAGCAGCTCCATCCACTAGCATATCTGCCATTGGCATGAGATATTCATCTTTAGGAGATGCTTCATTCAGATTCCTATAATCGACACAGATCCTAACtgcctctgtttttcttttcagaacTGGCACAATGTTGGCTAGCCAATCAGCATAAATGGCTGGTCTAATGAATCCTGCCTTGACCAGtctttctatttcttctttGACTTTTAGTTCTGTTTCCATAGACATCCTTCTTCTGGTCTGTTTGACTAGAAGGTAGCCTTCTTTGATTGGCAACTTGTGTTCTACCAATTTTCTGTCCAATCCAGTTATCTCATGATAATGCCAAGCAAAACAGTCTCTAAAATCATGCAAAAGTGCAATGATTGCACTTTTGAGTGGTTCTTTCAATAATGCACTAATGAAAGTGGGTCTTGGATCCTCTTCTGTCCCTAAGTTTATTTCCTGTAATGGATCTTCCACTTTTGGTAACGAGTCATCTAGTGCCGCTAGTGCAAAATCTAGTACTTCCTCATGTAAACTCTCTCCCTGTTCTTCAGTGCTCTCATAGGTGAATTTTGCcatattgatggctggattAGCATAAAGAGTTTCCTTTCTTCCcaatatatcaacaatctttttgtaATGGATCGGATTCTTGCAGCTCGattcttttcttgttgattGGGACTAGACATCAGAGTTTTGGAGGTTCAAAACAAAAGGTCTATTCCAGTCCTCTAGAGAACTGGCTAGACCATCTTCAATGAGTCTCTCTGCCGTGACACCATAAGGGTGGCCGTTCTGGTTGACTCCAAAGAAAGTGAAAGGACCGAGatcatcatgataatacctgGCCTCAAAACACATGGCAGAAGGCAGAAATGATCGTGGTCGGCCTCTATTATTTCCATGAAACCTTCTTCATGCCAAAGGGCTAATTGCTGATGTAGAGTGGAAGGAACACATAGACTTTGATGGATCCCGTGTCTATCAAGCAATGGATTGTAAGTGGTAGAAGTGGTGTCTACCACaaaaaatgcaatcttcagCTCCTTGGTTCCAACTATGATGTCTACATCTAGGATTCCATGAGTCTTGGTGATGCCCCCAGCAAAGTTGGTGACGTCAAGCTTGTTGGAATTAGATCTTTCTCTGCCTTGCCCATCTTGATCAGCAATTTGTGAGGCAGAagattaatggctgcacctccatctaccatCACTTTGGGAATAGGAACACCCCCAAAGTTTGCTGTTATGAATAGGGGTATGAGGTGATTAGCCATctctttggtgggtttggagaaACAAAGTTGTTCTGCAGCTAGTTTCATGGCAGTTCTGCCTGTTTTGGCAGTAAGTGTTTGCTGTTCTGGCGCCTTCTCTACTTCTGCCAATTTGCACTCAAAACTTTCCTGGGAGAGCACGTCCTCCTCCAGTGTGTTTTCTTGCCCTTCTGCTGCCCTAATCACCCTGCAACAAGCTCTCTAATTCTGCACCGAAAGCCTCAGTTTCTTCTCCATCAGGCTCCATCTTTTCTTCCCCATATTCTTCTATTCAGTCTTTTTGCTCTCCTGTTTCGAGGAGTCCAATCTGGTCGTCTGCAGATGGTTCATAGTCCAActgctcttcttcatattctttAGTCCAATCTTCTTGTCCTTCTACTAGAATGGGCTCGGATTCACCTTTTGATTGTGAAGGTTTAAGCTGATTGACTGAGGATGATGCAAGATGGATGGAAGGTCTGCCCGGAGATTCTGTATTTTTCAGCTCTTGTGGCTGACATGTTGTTTGTTCTGCCTGAGGAGGTACTTCTAGATTTTTCCCTCTTCTGGCAAAACTAGTCTCTGGAAGTACTTGTGTGTTATCCATATTCTCGAGGAAGGTGCAATATTGCCTATGAACTCTCATTTTTTGTGTTCTGGTTAGTTCCATAGTTGGTCCACCTTTTTTTCCAACAGAGTACCACCTGCCTTCTTTGGTAGTGGCAAAGGCTTGTCATTTCTGGGCATCTTAATTGGTATCTCCTTCTTTGGTTGCTCTGTCATTCTTCTACTGCGTTGGGCAGGCCTTAGATAGTCCTTCTGTCTGGCTCTGTTGGTATGATGTTCCAATCCTATCAAAAACACTAGGTGTGGGCTGACTTTGCCTGTCTAGAGTTACCTCTAACTCACTTTCACACTTGCACCTGCTGCACAGAACTACCCCAACCGAAATGGTTGCCTTTGGCCTTTGATTAGCTTCTCTTGTGGCTCTTATGTCTATGCTGGGGCTAGCTTCTGCTTTTAGTTTACGTCTCTTCTTTTCTGGCCAAGTTAAGTTAACCATGTTGACTTAAGGTTGGGGAAAAGGATCTGTTGTTACTGAGGGAGGTTTCTCGGCCAGTTTTAGCCTTCCTACTGTTATTCCTTCTTGTATGACATCCCTGAAGacaacacaactattggtggaatggttccaagagttgtgccatCTGCAATATTGTCTGCTCTTGAGTTCCTTTGGCGTGGGCAACCTGTGAGGTGTCTTTATTGCCTTTTGTAATAGCATCTCATCAAACAAAGCATCAACCTTGGTTAGTTTAGAACAAACCCTCCTGTGAATGGTGGTGGCTTCTGGTCCTTTGGTGGCTTTGTCAAAGCCTTGCAACTCATGGGATGTTTTAATTTCACCATTTCTGCCATTGTAACTTCTCTTTCTTCCGAGCCTTATGTCTTCTTCTGATTCTACCTCAACCAGATGTATTGAAGAAGATCGGGTTTTGTAATGTGTGTCTTTGGAAAAGTTCCTCTTCTGTTGTTCTTCCCTGAGCAGTTCCTCGTATTTCGATGCTTTGTCTACCAATTATGCCGGATCTCCAAATAGCATTCCATCAAATCTCTTCCTCagagagattttaagggcAGTTTGAGCCATTTAATTGAagtgcttttcttttaaaggGATTCGGCATttcattttgagctttctAAACCTGGTTATGAAGTCTTGAGCAGGCTCATCTTCACTCTGTTTGAGGGCAGCaagatcactgatggtgacttaTGGCTGGATCCTGAaatagtagtcatggaagACATTTTCCATATGTTCCCAAGTTTGCACAGAATTGGCTGCTATGCACTGGACAGAGAATCTGCCTATATGCTCAACTGATGAGGCATGGGTGTCCTCTCTGTTGAACAAGGTGAAATTTGGTACATTAAAACCCGGGGATAGATGTATCTGATCAATGTAAGCCGGATATGGCTTTCTTAGGTGggcctttctccttttctagCTTCAGGCTCCATCATCTTCATGATCATTCTCTGAAGTGCCCTCATGTCATTCAAAGCATTAACAGGATGCCGATTTCACCCCTGTTCTGGCTGGATGTGGTCAATCATGTGCTCTATTCTATATGGCCTGGGCAGAACTTCCTCCCTGTGTTATTCCTCCAGTTTGCCTCCAGTCTGTTTCTTTCATTGTTGGCAAAGGGGTTAATTCCCCGTATGCCTCTTCTACCTTTTGACAGTAGAGGGAATGGATTGGGGTTCATCCTTCTGGGTTTATAGGGCAACACAACTGGTTGCTCAGGCAGAAGTGCCAAGGGCTGATCACATGGGGCCACAGGTTGTGGAATAGGTGGAGGGTCTGGCTGATTCTAGGCCTGAACTGGTGCAGACCTTCTGGACGGACCGAAGCCTCGTGTTCTTGGATGGGAAGGGCTCCTCCCCTCTGTCTAGCTTGGATTTCTCCACGTCCTGGTATTTCGGCTATCTGTGCGATGAGAGGGTTCTCTTTGTATAGCCAAGCCAGTCCTGGTAGAGGTCCATAAGAGAGGTCCAGTTGCTGGACCACAACATCTGGGTTTGGAATTTTGGCAATAGCAGCCTCACGGTCCTTCCTAAACTACCTATTGACttgccattgcatcatggctgtcatgttgTTTAGAGTGTCCTAGCCCTATTGTGCTATGGCCTCTTGATGGAACACAGCCTCATGTATCTGGTTCAACCTTCTGGAACCAGAACTGGAACGTCTACTCTGGGTACTGCCATGAGTTGATTGCCTAGCATCACTTTCTTCTGACTCCAGTCCTTCCCGGAGAGCTACTTGATCTCTTTCCATGGCACAGCGTGGATTTTAGCTAGAACTTCCAATATTCATACACTAGAGGATTTTTCTAGGAATATGTATATTGAGAAGTCCCACTCGGAGtaccaaattgttcacccgttttatgTTTGCTCCTGTGATagtagggtaaagttcctcATTGCCTCGAAAACCgttgactggtcaacaagtcaactttcttttgtgtgcaagcgtgccactgctagcaatgaaaatcctagcagacttcttaaaaatagataacttgctccccaagttactgatttctaaacaagcgattgtgaatttgggtgaggaagtTATCTGTTTTCACAGTACAAACTGGTAGTTCTGGCTagaataaataagaagaaagtgaACTGTTTTTAGGctgaactgccttttacaaagctcaaaaagggaaaaccaactctaaaagacaaaaagagggCTGGACTTCCATTTCTGTCTGAATAGATGCTTCTGATCTGGGCTGGATTgggtatgtctgtgctggactggattgtcaacaacttcaattgtcaagtttcagctgtaaatcgataccaacgttCAACTATCaagtttcagctgtaaatcgataccaaagttcgagtttggcagagctttaatctatttcaagccttGAAAGGCTTTTCTTGAACAGGCTTAATTGAGACCTCTTCAGTTTGGAAGGGGCTGAAGTGACTGGACTTGATGTTACTGAGCTGGAACTACACTGTTgtacctgttctgcttgatcaggtctcttcataaatttgttgaggttttcatcaTATTTGTAAAACGACGTGTTTCTTATGTCAAATGGCGATTTTTATTTAGGTACAGTCGTTTACCATCATCCATTTTGCGACGTTTGctaaaaaatgattttgggTATCATTTAGAcgtttgtttttgtaatttattaaCTGGACCGTCGTATTTTATACCTTCAACCCAGTATTTTTAATACTGAAAGTGTTGTGCCCAAAACTTGCATAatgaaagttaaaaaaaaataatgtcatacattttaatttgttaCAAAACAAGTACCTCTCTTACACTTTCCTTGAGTTGATCGACAAATCTTATTATTTGTTGTCCAGGTATATTGAAGTATTGACCAAGGGAAACCCCAACTCCTACACCTCTAACTCTTCCTCCATGCTCAAGTATTTCCAAAGCGATAGTCAATACTTCATTAGTTCTCGAGACTATAAAAGTGCCTTCAGAggcttgtttttgcaattcatcctaaaagagaaagagggtGTGAGTGAGTGAAGACAGcttgtaaaacaagtaaaataaaaatgattctAACTCAAGCATCTAAACCGTTGTGGTATTTCACTCCAAACGATGGTTTCTTGACAAAACCAGATGTAGTATGGAATTTCAAACGACGtctaattcaaattcaaaatgcTCTGtaatacaaatttaaaacagagtgtgTGAATTTAGGCTCACAATTAACCTTGCTTTCTCTGTAGCCTTTGGATAacggatgttaccatgtttgtcttCTCTAGCTTTCCTCCATAACAGAGATCGATCTATTTCTTTCCTGGGCATGCTTTCTTCCAATTGGTCCTCCAAACCAACATACCTGTTTCGAGACAATCAATGATTGTACTAGCATTTCTCCCTCCTCTATTTAAAGACAAATGGATGCAAAATGGGATTTATTATGCCATTCTGTTGGACAAGCATCAGATTGACCTAAACCCTTCATTACTGGGAGCAtcattttgtttctgggataGTACTTCTAACACTTTTGCTTTCGGTACTGGCCCCATGAGCCCTACTCTCCTGGATATGGCGGCTCTTTTTGGTTTCAAGCCCTGGGGTATGAGCATTGATGTTTTGGGGGATTATGAGATGAGGAATCAGAAGGTTAGGGTTCCGATGAGGGCTAGTAAGACTGAGATCATGTGTCTGAGGACTTACTTCGGTTTCATGATGATGTATCAAGGGATGAACGATCGTGATCAAGAACACATGATGTTCTTGTTGTCCTAGCCaaacaaattcatttttcCCCACGCTGATGGAGGTGTAAAAATGGAGTATATGCATTTTGTGGAGACTCTCCATAATGAAACAGGTCTGGCTACATGCTCTTTTATGCTGGCCTCGCTTTACCACTGTCTTTATCAGTTTACAATCAACCCGCTCAATTTGGCCATCTGTGGTCCTGTCTGGATGGCCCAGATATGGTTAGAATGATATTCCCCCAAGCTTGGGAACGAGGAGTTGGAGTATCTTGAAGACGATGTTCTAGCCACGACTCTGGCTGTTAATCCTAAAAGGTCGGTCAGTACTGAAGAATGCTTTATCTTTTTCGGATAAACCTAGCTTCATTCGCTATTCTGTAACACGCCCTGGTTTGAGGGGATGGGCCTTCATGAAGTGTCTCCAGTTTGACCATTCGGGATCTTTTCTTTGGATTGGTCCATACGGACCAGAAGTGTGCATATGGAGTGGAGGCCTATAATCCCCAATTTGCCAGCAGGCAATTTGGGCTCATTTAGGCTATTCTAGATTTAAGATATAGTTCTGTGAATAAGGGGAGCTCTTGGTAGAATCTTGTCATGACACCTCAAGAGGTCAAGGCTGTGAGGACGTCTTAGAGGAACAGGAGTGACAAGGTGAGGGTGCCTCCCTATGATCCGTCTCCTCTTTGCACCCCAGTCATCCATGAGTTTTGGGAGAACAGGTTCTTTTCTTGGCTTCCTGAATCTGCCAAGCTACTTTATACCTCAGCTTTCTAGGATTGCCCTTTTCCCGAGTAATGATAGAGCAGGAGGAAGCCTCCATGCGGCGAAGACTGGTGCCCTTCCAAAGAGATGCAGTGATAGGAATGGATTATAATCTTTGGTAACCATTTCTTGTCTTTAAGGCTGATATACTAATTTCTAACAATCTGGATTGTTTTTGGTATATTGACAGAAATCATCTTGGGCGAATCGAGCGGCCCTGAGGACATTGGTAAGGCTTTTATCAGcacttcttcctctttttgatTCAAAAGAattaattctttcttttcttcaatgtAGCTCGAAGTGATGCTCCTGCTCATGGTGGGGTTCTTCCGGGAGAGAGAGTGGAGAAGCCTCCTGTTTCTTCCGGACCTTCTCATCCTTCTGGTTCGAATCCTAGACGAGCGGACAAAGGGAAGGCTCCTTTAGTAGAAGAAGAGCAAgatgatggagaagaagacGAAATGCTGCTTCAAAGAAAGCGCAAGGCTTCTGCCCCACCAACTTCAAATGATAATCTTGAATTGGTTCCTGAAGAAGGtataactttatttttgggcCAGCTAACTTTTAATTGAAAAGTAGTTCCTAGTGCTTAAAACGTGTATTTATACTCCAGGAACTATTGATAAGAGAGCAAGGAGAGATTCTCCTCCTAGGGAAGAGGTGATGCCTGAGATGGCTTCTAAGCCAGTGCCCCAGGTTTGTCTTAGAACTttggttcaaaattttctttgtcttttgcaTTTTCTGACAACAGGTGCTTATTGTAGCGACCAGGAAAAGAGAAGGTCTCGGAACCTCCTGCTAGAAGAAATTCGGGCCTGAATTGCTGCTAGTGAGGCTGCTGCTCAAGACTTAACCTCTTGTACCTTTCGGGCCAAACTAGCTAGTAAAAAGATGGCCTCTGTGAGGCGAGCCCTTGATTTGGACATGGATAACCTAACGGTTCTAATCTCTACTGTTTTAGAATTTATCGcctgagtttttatttttttgcttttgttatGGGCCAAAAACAATTATTTTGTCTTGTATAAATTCTGacagtttcttttctttcatattttgatcCTTAACCATTAATTGGTCCATTAAATATGTCCTAGACAGAATTAAACCCAGGAAACGGCCATTAATTTCTAATGAGTAAAGACCTTATGTACCAATATTCGtttttaaggaataaaattgGATATGTCTTAAAGCCCTTAAAGTTTTATTCGAGCTTATCCTCATAAAGTCGGCTTTCCGCATAATGCACGATGTGCCTTTAAGTACAATTTTGTGGGGTGTCGTGTTATGCGAAAAGCTCAAGATCTTGGCCATAGAGGCTTGGTTAAAGACACGCCAAGCTTTAAATGGTTGATGTGAGaccttctccttctttttgCCCTTCTATCTTCTCAAAGTAATGTCAAGAGAAACGAAACCCATAAACTTTTCCGATCTAGAAAAGCCCTAAGTtccattttttcaaattttgaatttttgagtGATTTTTCTACTGAGAGAATGACGCCAAAGAAAAATCCTGCCACTGTTCCTGAATCTTCCTCCTCAGAAGCTGCTTCCATAGGTCCTGCTTTGATCTCAGGGGTTGGGGTGAGAGAATTTGCCGGTGTCTTTGATGGCTAGGTAGAAAGATTTGCCATCGGCCGCATCCATTTTCTGCTCTGCAAGGACCTCATCAGCTTTGTGAATGATCATTGCGTTCTGGGTCCCAGATATTTTGAGCAGAAACCAAACCAACTCTGGAATTATGTGCTTCATCCTATTCGAgctcattttcctctttgtcGTGTAGAAGGTCTTAACTTGTCAAACTGGAATaggatgttgcccaagtttctTCTGAAAATAGACTTGTCAAGTGTTGATCTTCACTGGGTAGATTGGGTGAAAAGAATGGAACCCCGTTATAAGTATTATTGGCTTGATAACGGCATCTATTGAATCTTTGATTTTTACCTTCTTCATAGTTGTCTATATTCCTTGATGCAATTGCTGCTAGGTACCAGACCTTCTGCTCAGCCGACCAGCTAGCGGCATGGAAATGAGAGGTGTTGGTGAAGGTTCGGGCCCTGCCGGATCCAAGACTCCTATTTTTGTTCAGAGGAGGCGAAATCTGGTAAAGACAAGGATCCCTGTTTCTAATGTGTCCAAAGTTGTTAGTCCTTCAAAAGCCAACGAGCTTGAGACTACTATTCCACCCTTTCCTCCTTCAGGTAGttcagaagagaaaaaaaaaagttttctaGGCAATCCCTTTTGCTATTTAAattctcatttatttgttaaCTAATGCAGATGCTCAAATGGCCATTAGGTCCAAACCGAAAATACTCCGGGCAAGCAGGCTAGGGTCACTCTTGCAAAGGTTGCTGAGGATCCTTCGATTGCCCCCAAAGTGACCTTGTTGCCG
This window encodes:
- the LOC109946724 gene encoding protein NYNRIN-like, translated to MMKDYIEYSNRGEACQRHGPIQQAPSVPINPVVKPWPFRGWAMDLIGKIYPASSKQHCFIIITTYYFTKWVEAKPVKSTTSQEIITFIKEHIIQRFGIPQSITTDRGSSFIYGEMLDMAEAFKFKLLQSTPYYAQANGQAKSSNKVLTNIIWKMLEKNPKQWHEKLSETLWAYRTSKREATGMTPYALTYAHDAILPMEVAVLSLRIAQQHNLIGEDYSQAMLLELEGLDARRIDTLNKLLAGKQAVSRAYKSFEEGEIV